The nucleotide sequence ATAAGGTTACGCTATTTtacaaagaagaatcaaagatcTGAAAAAAGGTAGATATGTATATTAATACTgtataagccaaaaaaaaaaaaaaccattttctcTAAATAcgattattataataaaaatgataagtTGCTTTAAGGATGATAAAAATTgaggtaaagaagaaaaagctttgggagaaatcaaaagaattaAGGTTTTTGTCTAATTCCCAAAATGCTCCTCACAGTGAGGATACGGCCTCGATGGCGCTACCTAATGGCCACGCGGCTTCCACGGCGTGTTCTCCGTATTTTACCTTTTTCACTAATGTTATTGTCTGCGATGGCTCCAATCCTGTTTTGTTTTAGACCACAAGAAAAGCAACAATagacaaaaatgaaacaaatacttagtaattataaataaaaatacttgaAACTTGTACTGCAGGACCAGACCATCCTAAACCTAAATTTATTCGTAACTTcgtttctttatgttttttggtgtaatcatatatactaaacctaaactaaattttttagattCTATTGACCGTTGAAATTGGATTGTTGTTTTTATGAGTTTTAAAGGAGATACTAACCGAATCCATCAATGAGCAGAGTGTATTGGTAAACAAGATCCATGCACAAGTAAGGCAAATTATCTTCCTCCACAAGCGGGAACTTTGATTTTCCCTCTTCCAGATTCATACTACAAGCTTTCTTTGCTGCTTTCTCAAAGTCCTTGGGACGAACTGTAGCAACCGGTTGCTTTGGGTCAACAAATCCAGCCTGTGTCAAATACCAACCAATTGTACCgcgtttaacaaaaaaaattacaggtTGTGTGTGAAAGCCTTGAGAAACAGTGTTTTTAGTTCAATTACCTCAGCAGCACGGTCAAAGAAAAATGAAGCAACAAACATATTCTTTTGGCCACCACCTCGACCACCATTCCAAACTCCACCGAATGTGCATTTCATGTGGGTACACAATGTATCATTCACTTTTAGTGCGTTGATGGTTATCCTTCGGCATTCATCAAGACTCGCACCAGATGGTGAAGCAGTGCCTTTAAATTCTTTTCCTCCATACTTGTACTTACCTACAGTGAATAAAGTATGTTAGAAGAAACCGAGATATTGATCCAATATTCTTAAACGCAATTGCATATCCAGAGATTTTCTTGCAAAGGATCGAGAAGATAATGGCAATAATGAAAACATGTGTCATATGATGAGAATATAATGCAGACAACTCTAGTTGGAATGCTCTCATCACAAAACAATAATCTCTCACCATCATAGCCTGTCACGATGCAGGGGTTCTCCGAATCGTCAGAAACTTTCAAAATCTCTGCTCGGGCAGCCAGTAATCCGTAATGTAGGTAACTACAAGCAAGAAGAAGCCAATAACAACAACTCACATTAAGGACTATAGATGAACAGAAGACCAGAATATCTAATGAGTATGGCAGTCTAGAACATATACAAATGAAGAGGAATAACTGCCGGCTCTTCGGGAGTCGTTAGTATCAGACAATTCAAAGACGCTTTAAGTCAAGAAAACCACAAGAGGTGACAAACCTGTGAACATAGAGGAAATACTTCCGCCCCTTAAGGTACATTTCCCTGACATATGAATCCTCTCCTTCTAATGGTTTTGGTGCACTTGCAGCATCTTCCTCAGATATAGCATATGCCATTTGAACAGACCCCCCTCCAAGATCAACCACTCCAACCGTATCTGAGTATGGTTTTCCTAAGTTCCTTAGCAAGTAGTTAATTGTCACCTGCAAAGTCGAAGCCAAATAAGATAAAATGCCAGCTTGATTAGAGGTTGGTTCGTGCCCAACAGCTTGAAATATAATACTATTTTACATACTATACTTCAAACTATTACAGTTGCCATTGTGAAACATTTCTTATTGAATGATTAAGAATTAGAAAGATGGCTCTTCGTAAAACACTAACAAATGTGGGAGAACATACCCACTGATAAGAACCTTCCTGAGTACCATCGAGTACAGTAACAGCATTTGCCTCAGTTTTCAGCATGCTTCTATCTCTCAAGAGTTCCCTAACCttataaacaaaatcataataaagTATAAGAGCTAAGGGACCTAGCGAATGTGACTgataatatattgaaatataatTACCGCTTGCAAAATGTTCTCAGATGCTTCATGACCCAGCGTCCTCAAACCTGCCGTTGCCTGACAAGATATACAGAAAATCACTTCAGATGAttcacaaaataatatgaaagaGCTTCAATTATCTATGCGGGGGAGAATTCATTTCCATACTCCAACTCGGACAGGTGTCTTTGGACGCAACTCGCGAGGAACAGAAGCTTCTGCTTTGTCAAGAAGAGACACCAAAGAGTTTGCTGCTTGCCGGGGATCAGTAGGATATGCACTCAACCCTGGTTTTAGCTGAAATCAAATCAGTAAACAGCTTAGAGCCAAAATTCCAACAAGCACCAATAAAGCGAAAACTAAACAAGAAATTCAAGCCACTGCGATATAATGAAACAATAAACTAAGTGATGCTAGTTAGGTGAGTTCAAGCTTCATGTTAATTCCGAAAACACAGAGTTCATGTCCATTCTATACATTGAAAGAAAAGTAATACGCTTCCGGTTTATCTAGTTGAGCTCTGCTCAGGGCGAGGCAAGATATTGCTATGATAAAATCTAGAGGAGGATCAAATATAGAAACTTACAGAACTTGAATACCCTCTTTATgagtcaaacaaacaaactataaaACATACTATAGTCTCATTCTTTCAAACGATTTCGACATGCCCGTGCGATTGTTAGATCAAGGAGATAGAGTATGAGTGAATCACAGTGAAGCTCTATCCAAACAGATATGAATGAATAAGCTCTGTTAACACAGTCCACGTCTTTCCACACACTAATAAGTAACAACCATATGAGCTTAAATAACACAAATGCACCATAAGAATCTGAATCAAGTCTCAGAAAACGACACAAGATCTATCAAACAGTGCAGGTAAATGGTAACTCAAAGTGTCAAATCCAGTAGGAAACGGAAACAATGAATCACACCTGTAGAAAGAGCTCAAGTTCATTGCCGAGAGGGATAAGATCCAAGTTCTGATCAAAACAGTAAACATGTACACGGCTACCAGAACTCCCAGCATCAAAAATCACAGCGTAATTCTTCGGACCTCTCGAATTAGGACCTCCCTTGCGATTAAGCACATTGTACTCCTCAACGACGGAATCAGAAGTCGATCTCCCAGGCATTAGCAGAAGAACAAGAGCGATCAACACAATGGGAACCGAAATCACAAGCACAAGACCACGGTGGCGCTGGATCTTGTCAGCGATAGATTCGTGCCGCCCAATCCCACCACGCTTCGCCGTCATCTTACCTCCGTCGGCAGAGTCAGATGTAGGAGAATGGTTACCTGACTCCAGAAGCTCAGTTGAAGAAGGCGAACGGTAGCGTATCTTACCGTTGCCGTTGCCGTTTCCGGTGCCGGATGACGCCGTGGTCTGCGGCGGATCCTGTAACGGCTCCAGATTCGACGGTGGATTATAAGAGGCGGCTTGAATTCGCCGGATTTGATCTGGAGTATAAAAAGCCTGGATCCAACACTTTGTGTGCTCGCTCCCAGAtctgtgtttttgtatttttcagtaaatagataacaaacaaacaaaagacgTTATGGGTTACGATTGCGGGAGATggtaactcccgtaaaactttgtTACAGTAACTCCCACAACGAGCTTTTACATTAACCCAAAATACTTACTGTCATACTGTGTATAGTTTTATCAGTAACAACCCCTAAATTTTCATAACTCGGTTGAATCGAAATTCGAAACCATATCAGATCGTAAACTAGAACCGGATTGACATAAccacaaccaaaccaaataaatgATAAAGCTAAACCGATAATACTAAACCGGACGAGAGTGAAAAGATTACGTACAAACCGGAGAAATATATGACGTGACGTCCATACGAATTCACGAAGAGAgcaaagaaacatatattaaaagTCTACAAAGTACAAACGATCTACAGTACGAGGACGAATACAAACAAATGTTGACTCAAATACTATTCCTCAGgctttcttctgtttcttctggACCAGACTTGGCGGCGGAAATAGAATTCGGAATAGCATCGCAGATAATATAGCTCCCGTGAAGGAGCTAACCCAATGCACATAGAAATGGTCCCATGTATTGTGagacttgtatatatatgcCCATCCAAATGCCTACATATATTGCAATATAAATTAACCACAAAGACTATATAATTAACAAGATCAAATGTCAAGATATATTAAGTAGCTAATGAATGATAATGAACTTACAATGGCAGGATTCATGAATGGTCTAGTGAAGTTAGATCCTACGACAAACACTGATACGGTAGCGAGAGCGAGCAAGAAAGTTTTAGCGAGCAGTTTTCGTGGACCTCTTAGGATTATTAGTAACACCAAGAATGTAACACTGAAACTTAGAATCACTTCGGCGATAGCTCCAATGTGTGCATCATCTTGATACGAAGGCTTTCCTCCAATCATAGTCCTATACTTTTCAGGTATCATCTCCATGATCGTTATCGCACCTCCTGCCGCACCAACTGCCTAAGATTAAAACATAACATCACATAAGGAAACAAACATGCCAGCTGGTTCCAGTTGGgctaaaatctaaaaatctcaatgtcaaattttttttactcaaaaagaCATCACACAGCATggacacacacaaaagaaacttcacaaaaagccaaacaaaccaaaaaagataGTTTGATATTCCTGCTCTAAAAGTTGATCAACACATTGTTGATTTTTCTAACCAAAATAAATGTAAGAACATTCAACTACAATGTGTAAAGATAATAACTTTATTAAATAATTCTAATTCGAAGAGACCGACAAGACACACGAAAGCGAATACTTATATGAAAAGATGTCACAAAGTATTAAAGGTCGGTCATAACAGAAGGAGAACTAGGTTTGGTTTCAAAATCTAGTAAGTTTAAATCATAGCCACACACCTGAGCAGGAGATCTAATGGCcaaggagaagagagaatctCGAGAAACGCCGGCGGtataaaacgcagcgtttccaCAAGGATTGAAGCTAGCGCCACCAAGAACGTCTCCGATAACAGTAAAAATCGAGATGGAGACGAAAACAACCAACGTTGAGATCACCAGAGGTGCCCAAGTGATACCATGAAACCCGGCTGCGGAAACAATCGCCGCCGTCTGTATCCCAAACGTCGCCGAGAGAATAACCCACAAAAAGGTTATCACCATATCGCCTAACGCCGACTTGACCGCACTCATCGTTAGTAAcgtacctcttcttcttcttctcttgatcgTATTGGTTTAAGAAGATCGTTGTTATATTGGTTTTTTGCTTCTTGAAAATCAGATGTTTTTTTAGTCCACTCAAAATTGTATTCTTTATATTGCAGAAGGAAAATGATATGTATGAGTGACTCACCTAACTGATAAGAGTTTTTGGGGAAATTAGTGTTTCGAGATAACGGGTTACTGATTATCCcaaataaaaagtttgaaaaagataaataaaaagtttgtaGAGAAAAAAGAGTATTATGCTTATTACTAGAGAGGGCCTATTTATTTCCAAAATGGGTTTGTATATAGATCTAATGAGTTAATTTGGACCATTAATCTTATCTCTTACTTTGCTTTGTTTCACTTATCCTTTTTAATGTACAAGTATATAATTCCCAAATGAATGAAGACACTATAAAGAACAGATACATATTATATTACCTGTCGATATGAATTGGGCACATACAAAAATTTgttgtcttttccttttttccaatATACTAGTGTCATAGTAAAAACAGAGTACTATTTGACTCTTCTTTGTTGAATATTTGACTGTCAGTAAgatttgttaaacaaaataacaaaggaaaaaaaagcaaGACGAGGATAACGGAACAAACTAAATTAGCTTAACTATTATAAACAAACTTTTGTATCATTAACTGGTTAAGCTTTGTATAATCGAATTTTAAGTTTGTTAAATTAAGATTCTTCTCCGATCCTCGTTTCTTTGTTCTATCTTTTCGGTTAATCGGAGTTTGTTATAGCAGAAATTcgttaaatgatatatatatatatatatattagctaatACTTAATCTATCCCtgatagattgatgttttagaagattttatttgtctctaaaagattgatgttgtgtatatttttaatactaaaaatatggAAAAGTGGAAAAGTGGAAAAAATGTCAGTAAATTAAGGATCCGATATCATCACACAGATATATGAATGaccacaaataaaaacaaataaaattatcagaaaaataaataattattgtgAAAAATTTAGTGGACTCACTAGACCGGCCCATCTATTAGCCATGGAGTCTCGGTCCATCGGCCATACTCAGTCCATACAGCTTCGGCCCATTAGCCGAAGCCTTACTCGGCCATTAGTTCTTAGTCGGTTTAAGCTTTAGCCtttgtactctactatatatacttgtaaccTCGAGCATAATcaataagaagaaacacaagagcTTTATTCCTAAACTATAttcataacaataataaaataattacattCTCTCTCTGTCTTGCATGCATGGATTTAAACCAACAAGAGCTTTATTCCTTAgattttgttgtcttgcatgcatgGATTTAAACCAACAAAAGCTAACAATAATAAAAGAGAGACACTACggtcgtggccgtggtggcagaggacgtggtggtcgaggAGGCCAAGCCAGCCGCAGACGCGGTAGTAGAGGCCGTGGTATCTCCAAGCCACAAGCTAAGGCAAAATCAGGTTGTCACCGATATGGTATGGCAAACCACTGGATGAGAAACTGCAGAACTCCCAAACATcttattgatgcatatcaagaa is from Camelina sativa cultivar DH55 chromosome 20, Cs, whole genome shotgun sequence and encodes:
- the LOC104770154 gene encoding apyrase 2-like codes for the protein MTAKRGGIGRHESIADKIQRHRGLVLVISVPIVLIALVLLLMPGRSTSDSVVEEYNVLNRKGGPNSRGPKNYAVIFDAGSSGSRVHVYCFDQNLDLIPLGNELELFLQLKPGLSAYPTDPRQAANSLVSLLDKAEASVPRELRPKTPVRVGATAGLRTLGHEASENILQAVRELLRDRSMLKTEANAVTVLDGTQEGSYQWVTINYLLRNLGKPYSDTVGVVDLGGGSVQMAYAISEEDAASAPKPLEGEDSYVREMYLKGRKYFLYVHSYLHYGLLAARAEILKVSDDSENPCIVTGYDGKYKYGGKEFKGTASPSGASLDECRRITINALKVNDTLCTHMKCTFGGVWNGGRGGGQKNMFVASFFFDRAAEAGFVDPKQPVATVRPKDFEKAAKKACSMNLEEGKSKFPLVEEDNLPYLCMDLVYQYTLLIDGFGLEPSQTITLVKKVKYGEHAVEAAWPLGSAIEAVSSL
- the LOC104770155 gene encoding probable aquaporin SIP1-2, which codes for MSAVKSALGDMVITFLWVILSATFGIQTAAIVSAAGFHGITWAPLVISTLVVFVSISIFTVIGDVLGGASFNPCGNAAFYTAGVSRDSLFSLAIRSPAQAVGAAGGAITIMEMIPEKYRTMIGGKPSYQDDAHIGAIAEVILSFSVTFLVLLIILRGPRKLLAKTFLLALATVSVFVVGSNFTRPFMNPAIAFGWAYIYKSHNTWDHFYVHWVSSFTGAILSAMLFRILFPPPSLVQKKQKKA